In Halorhabdus tiamatea SARL4B, a genomic segment contains:
- a CDS encoding methyltransferase domain-containing protein: MGILEDKSRARLFYKYLSRVYDRVNPFIWNERMRTDALDLLDIDADDRVLDVGCGTGFGTEGILEHTDEVYGLDQSPHQLGKAREKLGDDPVQFCLGDAERLPFESDSFDVVWSSGSIEYWPNPVDALEECRRVARPGGHVLVVGPNYPRSSIFQKLADAIMLFYDEDDADRMFAAAGFEDVEHVTMGPGYNPEIAITTVARVPA; this comes from the coding sequence ATGGGCATCCTGGAAGACAAGTCGCGTGCACGGCTGTTTTATAAGTACCTCTCGCGGGTCTACGACCGCGTCAACCCGTTCATCTGGAACGAGCGGATGCGTACCGACGCGCTCGACCTCCTCGACATCGACGCCGACGATCGCGTCCTCGATGTCGGGTGTGGCACGGGGTTCGGCACCGAGGGCATCCTCGAACACACCGACGAGGTCTACGGGCTCGATCAGAGCCCCCACCAACTCGGGAAGGCCAGAGAGAAACTCGGTGATGACCCTGTCCAGTTCTGTCTGGGCGACGCCGAGCGCCTGCCGTTCGAATCCGACAGTTTCGACGTGGTCTGGTCGTCGGGTTCCATCGAGTACTGGCCGAACCCGGTCGACGCGCTCGAGGAGTGTCGGCGGGTCGCCCGCCCCGGCGGCCACGTCCTCGTCGTCGGCCCGAACTACCCTCGCTCCTCGATCTTCCAGAAACTCGCAGACGCTATCATGCTGTTCTACGACGAGGACGACGCCGATCGGATGTTCGCGGCGGCCGGCTTCGAGGACGTCGAACACGTCACGATGGGGCCGGGCTACAACCCCGAGATCGCGATCACGACCGTCGCGCGCGTGCCGGCCTGA
- a CDS encoding type IV pilin, which yields MDERGVSPAVGVVVMVALTVVLAATVGTMVLGSAPPDRGTVVRLSASADAGTDRVSVTHEGGGSIDIGALDVTIAVDGKSLDHQPPVPFFAATGFASGPTGPFNSRTAGDWTAGETATLELASTNDPLIANGETVTVTVTEGDDVLARIETTAT from the coding sequence ATGGACGAGCGTGGTGTCTCGCCCGCCGTCGGCGTCGTCGTGATGGTCGCACTGACAGTCGTGCTTGCCGCGACCGTCGGGACGATGGTTCTCGGGAGTGCCCCACCGGATCGCGGGACGGTCGTCCGGCTCTCGGCGAGTGCCGACGCGGGCACTGATCGCGTTTCGGTCACCCACGAGGGCGGCGGATCGATCGACATCGGGGCACTGGACGTCACGATAGCGGTCGACGGCAAATCGCTCGATCACCAGCCGCCGGTGCCGTTCTTCGCCGCGACGGGATTCGCGAGTGGGCCGACTGGGCCGTTCAACAGCAGGACAGCGGGCGACTGGACCGCCGGCGAGACCGCGACGCTCGAACTCGCGAGCACGAACGACCCACTGATCGCGAACGGGGAGACAGTGACAGTGACGGTCACTGAAGGCGACGACGTCCTCGCGAGAATCGAGACGACCGCGACGTAG
- a CDS encoding V-type ATP synthase subunit I, producing MLRPERMSRVSVTGSKTVLTDVIEAVHDLDILHITEYDGSFEAFDPGNPIEGADDASDKLVTVRALQSTLGVTPEDAGPTRLVTDEALEDELEEIRQEVNELDDRRDALGSDLRDAAEEIERMEFFVELGIDLDLLSGYDSLSVAVGNGDPDAVRETLEAAEAFDEADVFVEGSALAAYAYPADDEAIEDALVGADFAAVDVPEGEGDPTSYLEELRHRRQQLESRLSTVENELEELKLDVAGFLLAAEEKLSIEVQKREAPLTFATTRNAFVAEGWIPTEEFDRFESALRDAVGEHVDVDELERADYDEEGHPTNREQVGGGDGPTADEEGEQAVATDGGSLAFGNDSPPIVQDNPTFAQPFEAFVTAVGVPNYDELDPTVVLLLTFPAFFGLMIGDFGYGLLYLAIGAVIYRRNEPGGLRSMGGIAIWAGLFTMLFGFLYGEVFGTHQITSLFWEGALGMGGPPVHKGLQPAYSQYALFWLVVSLLVGFVHLTMGYAIGFVDDLTHGLREATFENGSWLAMMFGIWAAIFSKAAAGMKPDFIFELFASPGMTNPATGEAIAEGAVVLELGFNGLPTEVGLAGMAVFAIGFVMLAIADPVEIVEFLDVLVNVLSYARLAAVLLAKAGLAFVVNALVFGWYITGTGEHEVWHFGITHMPEVGEMAHGHEVTAVEMGGLLHSGIAGLVGGFAILVIGHVVVLVLGVTSAGLQAVRLEYVEFFGKFYEGNGKPYHPFGHEREYTAEE from the coding sequence ATGCTCAGACCTGAGCGGATGAGCCGGGTCTCGGTGACCGGCTCGAAAACGGTCCTGACCGACGTCATCGAAGCTGTCCACGACCTCGATATCCTGCACATCACCGAGTACGACGGGTCCTTCGAGGCGTTCGATCCGGGCAACCCCATCGAGGGAGCCGACGACGCCTCCGACAAACTGGTGACCGTCCGCGCACTCCAGTCGACCCTCGGCGTGACGCCCGAAGACGCGGGGCCGACCCGCCTGGTCACCGACGAAGCCCTCGAAGACGAACTCGAGGAGATTCGCCAGGAGGTCAACGAACTCGACGACCGGCGCGACGCGCTCGGGAGTGACCTCCGCGACGCCGCCGAGGAGATCGAGCGCATGGAGTTCTTCGTCGAGCTCGGGATCGACCTGGACCTGCTTTCCGGCTACGATTCGCTGTCGGTCGCCGTCGGGAACGGCGATCCCGACGCAGTCCGGGAGACACTCGAGGCCGCCGAGGCCTTCGACGAGGCCGACGTGTTCGTCGAGGGGTCCGCGCTCGCAGCCTACGCCTACCCAGCCGACGACGAGGCCATCGAAGATGCCCTCGTCGGGGCAGACTTCGCGGCCGTCGACGTTCCCGAAGGCGAAGGCGATCCCACGTCGTACCTCGAAGAACTCAGACACCGCCGCCAACAACTCGAGTCGCGGCTCTCGACGGTCGAGAACGAACTCGAGGAGTTGAAACTCGACGTCGCGGGCTTCCTGTTGGCCGCCGAGGAGAAACTCTCCATCGAGGTTCAAAAGCGGGAGGCCCCGTTGACGTTCGCGACGACGCGCAACGCCTTCGTCGCCGAAGGGTGGATCCCAACCGAGGAGTTCGACCGCTTCGAGAGTGCGCTCAGAGACGCTGTCGGCGAGCACGTCGACGTCGACGAACTCGAACGCGCCGACTACGACGAAGAGGGCCATCCGACCAACCGCGAGCAGGTCGGTGGCGGCGACGGCCCGACGGCGGACGAGGAGGGAGAGCAGGCCGTCGCCACCGACGGCGGGAGCCTGGCCTTCGGCAACGACAGCCCGCCGATCGTCCAGGACAACCCGACGTTCGCCCAGCCCTTCGAGGCGTTCGTGACGGCCGTCGGCGTGCCGAACTACGACGAACTCGACCCGACGGTCGTGCTCCTGTTGACGTTCCCGGCCTTCTTCGGGCTGATGATCGGTGACTTCGGCTACGGGCTGTTGTATCTCGCGATCGGCGCGGTAATCTACCGACGCAACGAGCCCGGCGGTCTTCGCAGCATGGGCGGAATCGCCATCTGGGCGGGGCTGTTCACGATGTTGTTCGGGTTCCTCTACGGCGAAGTCTTCGGGACCCATCAGATCACGAGTCTGTTCTGGGAAGGGGCCCTCGGCATGGGCGGCCCGCCCGTCCACAAGGGACTCCAGCCGGCCTACAGCCAGTACGCCCTGTTCTGGCTCGTGGTGAGCCTGCTGGTCGGGTTCGTCCACCTCACGATGGGCTACGCCATCGGGTTCGTCGACGATCTCACCCACGGCCTCCGGGAGGCGACCTTCGAGAACGGCTCGTGGCTCGCGATGATGTTCGGGATCTGGGCGGCGATCTTCAGCAAGGCCGCCGCCGGGATGAAACCCGATTTCATCTTCGAGTTGTTCGCCTCGCCGGGGATGACCAACCCGGCGACCGGGGAAGCGATCGCCGAGGGAGCCGTCGTCCTCGAACTCGGTTTCAACGGACTGCCGACCGAAGTCGGGCTCGCCGGCATGGCCGTGTTCGCGATCGGGTTCGTGATGCTCGCGATCGCCGACCCGGTCGAGATCGTCGAGTTCCTCGACGTGCTAGTCAACGTCCTGTCGTACGCCCGGCTGGCGGCGGTCCTGCTCGCGAAGGCCGGACTGGCGTTCGTTGTCAACGCCCTGGTCTTTGGCTGGTACATCACCGGCACAGGCGAACACGAGGTCTGGCACTTCGGGATCACGCACATGCCGGAAGTCGGCGAGATGGCCCACGGCCACGAGGTGACGGCAGTCGAGATGGGCGGATTACTCCACTCCGGGATCGCCGGGCTGGTCGGCGGGTTCGCGATTCTGGTCATCGGCCACGTGGTGGTGCTCGTTCTCGGCGTGACCAGTGCCGGCCTCCAGGCCGTTCGTCTCGAGTACGTCGAGTTCTTCGGGAAGTTCTACGAGGGCAACGGCAAGCCCTATCACCCCTTCGGTCACGAGCGCGAGTACACCGCCGAAGAGTAA
- a CDS encoding V-type ATP synthase subunit E yields the protein MSLEVVVEDIKAQAREQAEEITQAAESDAEEIVADAESDAEEIKTEREREVDRQIAQERERRISSAELEAKQERLEARREVLETVRERVESELANLDGERREELTRDLLESALEEFEGAVDVYGRAEDAALLEEIVADYDATLAGERDCLGGVVVESSASRVRVNNTFDSILEGVWEDEIRSISERLFEDVEALDGDVPEDDTGTTEQ from the coding sequence ATGAGCCTCGAAGTGGTCGTCGAAGACATCAAAGCGCAAGCCCGCGAGCAGGCCGAGGAGATCACCCAGGCCGCCGAGAGCGACGCCGAGGAGATCGTCGCCGACGCCGAGAGCGACGCCGAGGAGATCAAAACCGAACGCGAGCGAGAGGTCGACCGGCAGATCGCCCAGGAGCGCGAGCGACGGATCTCGAGTGCCGAACTAGAGGCCAAACAGGAGCGCCTCGAGGCACGTCGGGAAGTGCTCGAGACGGTTCGAGAACGCGTCGAATCGGAGCTCGCGAACCTCGACGGCGAGCGACGCGAAGAGTTGACTCGGGACCTGCTTGAGTCCGCTCTCGAGGAGTTCGAGGGAGCGGTCGACGTCTACGGGCGTGCCGAAGACGCCGCGTTGCTCGAGGAGATCGTCGCAGACTACGACGCCACCCTGGCCGGCGAGCGGGACTGTCTCGGCGGCGTCGTCGTCGAGAGCAGCGCGTCGCGCGTCCGCGTGAACAACACGTTCGATTCGATCCTCGAGGGCGTCTGGGAGGACGAAATCCGCTCGATCAGCGAGCGGCTCTTCGAAGACGTCGAAGCTCTCGACGGCGACGTCCCTGAGGACGACACCGGAACCACTGAGCAATGA
- a CDS encoding V-type ATP synthase subunit C: MSPRTRNRGGEQSNYEYVVARVRSRRASLFDEDDYRKLVRMGTGEIARFMEESEYEREMNALGSRHSGVDLIEYALTRNMAKHFEDLLSWSEGRLYDYVARYLRKFDAWNVKTVLRGIYSGADAEAIESDLIRAGELTEAELDQLATAESIEAVIEGLEGTIFHDPLEAAFDDFEETELLVPLENAVDRTFYEELLAGLPETGETGSAISYYLEFLRAEIDFRNLRNALRLVRSGADMDPAEYYIEGGDLFDATDVRQLVENEEQLLEHIRDSQYGDDLSSALDALDSAEELIGFEHAIDAALLEYADRLSYRYPVSITAVLSYVLAKEREIDNIRAIARGTESGLSPEEIQRELVML, from the coding sequence ATGAGTCCACGCACGAGGAATCGAGGCGGCGAACAGAGCAACTACGAGTACGTGGTCGCTCGAGTTCGCTCCCGTCGGGCCTCGCTATTCGACGAGGACGACTACCGCAAGCTGGTCCGGATGGGGACCGGCGAGATAGCCCGGTTCATGGAGGAAAGCGAGTACGAGCGCGAGATGAACGCGCTGGGCTCGCGCCATTCCGGCGTCGACCTCATCGAGTACGCGCTGACCCGGAACATGGCAAAACACTTCGAGGACCTGCTGTCGTGGTCGGAAGGGCGACTGTACGATTACGTCGCCAGGTACCTCCGGAAGTTCGACGCCTGGAACGTCAAGACGGTGCTCCGGGGCATCTACTCCGGGGCGGACGCCGAGGCCATCGAGTCCGACCTCATCCGGGCAGGCGAACTTACCGAGGCCGAACTCGACCAGCTGGCGACCGCGGAGTCGATCGAGGCCGTCATCGAGGGGCTTGAGGGGACGATCTTCCACGACCCCCTCGAGGCGGCCTTCGACGATTTCGAAGAGACGGAATTGCTGGTTCCCCTGGAGAACGCGGTCGACCGGACGTTCTACGAAGAGTTGCTCGCGGGACTTCCAGAGACTGGTGAGACGGGGAGTGCGATCAGCTACTACCTCGAGTTCCTGCGCGCGGAGATCGACTTCCGGAACCTCCGGAACGCGTTGCGGCTGGTCCGCAGCGGTGCGGACATGGACCCAGCCGAATATTACATCGAGGGCGGAGACCTCTTCGACGCAACGGACGTTCGCCAACTCGTCGAGAACGAAGAGCAGTTGCTCGAGCATATCCGGGACAGTCAGTACGGCGACGATCTTTCCTCGGCACTCGACGCACTGGACTCGGCCGAGGAGTTGATCGGCTTCGAGCACGCCATCGACGCGGCGTTGCTCGAGTACGCCGATCGACTCTCCTATCGGTATCCAGTGTCGATTACGGCCGTGCTTTCGTACGTCCTCGCGAAGGAACGGGAGATCGACAACATCCGGGCGATCGCCCGCGGGACCGAGAGCGGGCTCTCGCCCGA
- a CDS encoding DUF1684 domain-containing protein, with product MTDENYAERIREQRAEKETYFAEHPRSPFPGHADFEGLDHYPVDPAYRYELPLEEHDEKESVTVETTADGSQEYVRWGEFNFEIDGESVTLQAYKPASGEDRFWVPFRDETNDEETYGAGRYLDLEPDRHQTADGTWILDLNQAYNPTCAYNEAYECPLIPMENWLDVPVEAGEKAYPGEAVGHEHSH from the coding sequence ATGACAGACGAGAACTACGCCGAACGGATTCGTGAGCAGCGAGCGGAAAAAGAGACGTACTTCGCCGAGCATCCGCGGTCGCCGTTCCCCGGACACGCGGACTTCGAGGGACTGGATCACTACCCGGTCGACCCAGCCTACCGGTACGAACTCCCGCTGGAAGAACACGACGAGAAGGAGTCGGTGACCGTCGAGACGACGGCCGACGGATCCCAGGAGTACGTCCGGTGGGGCGAGTTCAATTTCGAGATCGACGGCGAGTCGGTCACCCTCCAGGCGTACAAGCCGGCCTCGGGCGAGGATCGCTTCTGGGTTCCCTTCCGCGACGAGACCAACGACGAGGAGACCTACGGAGCGGGCCGATATCTCGACCTCGAACCCGACCGCCACCAGACGGCCGATGGGACCTGGATACTCGACCTCAACCAGGCGTACAACCCGACGTGTGCGTACAACGAGGCCTACGAGTGCCCGCTGATCCCGATGGAGAACTGGCTCGACGTGCCCGTCGAGGCCGGCGAGAAAGCCTATCCCGGCGAGGCGGTCGGCCACGAACACAGCCACTAA
- a CDS encoding DUF7094 domain-containing protein has product MRRFPYTVALLAALLVVVTVVGAGSALAATVENDPLQSVTVENDTVGRLAVPDTTTTGQRATADLSGALAGDQQRVQTALTAGAFRNAFESAPNESAKLAIVTDTLDRLETRATALREDRQAAIQSFARGDSTSDALFRKLARIQAAGEGIDERASVVETTVQESTAVSLSERATRRLAGIDGAVVTLDGPLTDRLTNSVRGAAAPEAISIECGESGAVFATIEGGTFVREATLWSERAESGANNFEDGETAPLSMAYQRAREAYPWAVGNLVSGLSVTGFGESPIYGVRLTHSHGDLETYLDGRTENVFYEVQRLQLSSLPTEAVATNTTDDLLIEVNATAVGPRAVTVRNATTGEEVIADITVGGATANRSRIGSRLWLLETGTERTITARRPDGTTVSITIGA; this is encoded by the coding sequence ATGCGCAGGTTTCCGTACACCGTCGCGCTCCTCGCAGCCCTCCTCGTGGTGGTGACAGTCGTCGGTGCAGGTTCCGCGCTGGCCGCGACAGTCGAGAACGACCCCCTCCAGTCGGTGACAGTCGAGAACGACACCGTCGGTCGGCTTGCAGTCCCGGACACGACGACGACGGGGCAGCGAGCCACAGCCGACCTATCGGGCGCACTCGCCGGCGACCAGCAACGCGTCCAGACGGCCCTCACCGCAGGAGCGTTCAGGAACGCCTTCGAGTCCGCCCCGAACGAGTCAGCCAAGCTTGCGATCGTCACGGACACCCTCGACCGCCTCGAGACACGGGCCACAGCTCTCAGAGAGGACCGACAGGCAGCCATCCAGTCGTTCGCGCGCGGCGATAGTACAAGTGACGCGCTGTTCCGGAAACTCGCGCGGATTCAGGCAGCCGGAGAGGGGATCGACGAGCGGGCGAGCGTCGTCGAGACGACCGTCCAGGAGTCGACAGCGGTCTCGTTGTCTGAACGTGCCACCCGGCGGCTGGCTGGCATCGACGGCGCGGTAGTCACGCTGGACGGGCCACTCACCGATCGGCTGACGAACAGCGTTCGGGGGGCGGCCGCGCCGGAGGCGATCAGCATAGAGTGCGGTGAGTCCGGGGCCGTCTTCGCTACGATCGAGGGCGGGACGTTCGTTCGGGAGGCGACACTCTGGAGTGAACGAGCCGAGTCCGGGGCCAACAACTTCGAAGACGGCGAGACAGCACCGCTCTCGATGGCCTACCAGCGCGCCAGAGAGGCCTATCCGTGGGCCGTCGGGAACCTCGTCTCTGGACTGAGCGTGACCGGATTCGGCGAGTCGCCGATCTACGGCGTCCGGTTGACCCACAGCCACGGCGACCTCGAGACGTACCTCGATGGCCGGACGGAAAACGTCTTCTACGAGGTGCAGCGCCTCCAGCTGTCGAGTCTCCCGACGGAGGCGGTGGCGACGAACACGACCGACGATCTCCTGATCGAGGTGAACGCGACCGCTGTCGGCCCGCGGGCGGTCACCGTGCGAAACGCCACAACCGGCGAGGAAGTGATCGCCGACATCACCGTCGGGGGTGCAACCGCGAACCGCTCGAGGATCGGGAGTCGCCTGTGGCTGCTCGAGACGGGCACAGAGCGGACGATCACGGCCCGGCGTCCTGACGGAACGACCGTCTCGATCACGATCGGGGCGTGA
- a CDS encoding polyprenyl synthetase family protein yields MEYLERRRDLVETRLEDVLASVDPAELSGELEDVVLAGGKRVRPTVSLLVCEAVGGDPEDAVDFAVGVELVHNASLVVDDIIDESDRRRGSPSAWSAFGHGPALIASDGLIGEAFALFSTDERAMQAVSEAMVELGEGEATELAAMPDSEDAYRQLARRKTGALFRAAAELGAIAADADARTVEAFGQYAQQVGIAFQIRDDVLDATADADQLGKPAGHDAAMDRPSIVQVTDLSPAEATERARSEADAALETLEAVPVEDEQAVEYLRDLANFVVEREQ; encoded by the coding sequence ATGGAATATCTGGAGCGCCGGCGGGACCTCGTCGAAACCCGGCTCGAAGACGTCCTGGCGTCGGTCGACCCGGCCGAGCTCTCTGGCGAACTCGAGGACGTCGTCCTGGCGGGCGGCAAGCGAGTCCGCCCGACAGTGTCGCTTTTGGTCTGTGAGGCGGTCGGTGGCGACCCCGAGGACGCGGTCGACTTCGCGGTCGGCGTCGAGCTCGTCCACAACGCGTCGCTGGTCGTGGACGACATCATCGACGAGTCCGACCGGCGACGTGGCTCGCCAAGTGCCTGGTCGGCCTTCGGCCACGGGCCGGCACTCATCGCCAGCGACGGGCTGATCGGCGAGGCGTTCGCGCTCTTTTCGACCGACGAACGCGCGATGCAGGCCGTCTCGGAGGCGATGGTCGAACTCGGTGAGGGCGAGGCGACCGAACTCGCGGCGATGCCCGACTCCGAGGACGCCTACCGACAGCTCGCCCGCCGGAAGACCGGCGCACTGTTCCGTGCGGCAGCCGAACTCGGAGCGATCGCGGCCGACGCCGACGCCCGGACAGTCGAGGCGTTCGGTCAGTACGCCCAACAGGTCGGCATCGCGTTTCAGATCCGCGACGACGTCCTCGACGCGACGGCCGACGCCGACCAGCTCGGCAAGCCCGCCGGCCACGACGCGGCGATGGACCGCCCCTCGATCGTCCAGGTGACGGACCTCTCGCCGGCAGAAGCGACTGAACGCGCCCGGAGTGAGGCCGACGCTGCCCTCGAGACGCTGGAGGCCGTCCCCGTCGAGGACGAACAGGCCGTCGAGTACCTCCGCGATCTGGCGAACTTCGTCGTCGAACGCGAACAGTAA
- the ahaH gene encoding ATP synthase archaeal subunit H, whose amino-acid sequence MPRPEVLDQIKEAEREAEEIVATAEEERTQRLEEARERAEEIREQAHEDAEELAEQRLAEARAEIEEKREEILEAGRERRERLTAAADRRSDDVVEDVIEAFEEAVHAQT is encoded by the coding sequence ATGCCCAGGCCCGAGGTTCTCGACCAGATCAAGGAGGCCGAGCGGGAGGCGGAAGAGATCGTCGCCACGGCCGAAGAGGAACGAACGCAGCGCCTCGAGGAGGCACGCGAGCGGGCCGAGGAGATCCGCGAGCAAGCCCACGAAGACGCCGAGGAACTCGCCGAGCAGCGGCTCGCCGAGGCGCGCGCGGAGATCGAAGAGAAACGAGAAGAGATACTCGAAGCGGGTCGTGAGCGCCGCGAACGGTTGACGGCAGCGGCCGATCGGCGAAGCGACGACGTCGTCGAAGACGTCATCGAGGCGTTCGAGGAGGCGGTACATGCTCAGACCTGA
- a CDS encoding helix-turn-helix transcriptional regulator codes for MSPPVRVAAVLLALLAIVGGSAVVAAQTGSPAPGSTADVSTAGTVNTSTTMWIELGEGGDAHWNVSVVATLPDADAVDSFEELAASFEANESDVLSPTTFRRYVRLADNSTSREMTLTDVGRDAVVVNDTGRLELSFTWRNFGLREGSTVHVADAFTGPEGLWLQGLSADQRLVISVPASFDITSAPKGYTNRTIRWEGPVESFQPGDFEITYNVNLPTTTDPDPTTTTPSGPTTTMPSGPTTIQPTPSTPSTGAGPTQDGEIPSAAIVIVVVVLAVVVVYLFRHGGDLPHSASSDDADGAGETATDEPSTDSGSSRSPTDDASTSETAEVGTAATGVAAGTSADPEAEASDDAPIDRELLSDEEYVEALLERNGGRMKQANIVSETGWSNAKVSQLLSAMAEEDRIEKLRIGRENLISFPDDEDGDG; via the coding sequence ATGTCCCCGCCCGTGCGAGTCGCCGCCGTGCTCCTCGCCCTCCTGGCGATAGTCGGGGGTAGCGCCGTCGTCGCAGCCCAGACGGGCAGTCCAGCCCCGGGGTCGACGGCGGACGTCTCGACCGCCGGGACCGTCAACACCTCGACCACGATGTGGATCGAACTCGGCGAAGGCGGGGACGCCCACTGGAACGTCTCGGTGGTCGCTACGTTGCCCGATGCGGACGCGGTCGACTCCTTCGAGGAACTCGCCGCGTCCTTCGAGGCCAACGAGAGCGACGTCCTCTCGCCGACGACCTTCAGGCGGTACGTCCGACTCGCGGACAACTCGACCAGCCGCGAGATGACACTGACCGACGTCGGCCGGGACGCCGTCGTGGTCAACGATACGGGCCGGCTGGAACTGTCGTTCACCTGGCGTAACTTCGGACTCCGTGAGGGATCGACGGTTCACGTCGCGGACGCGTTCACCGGCCCGGAGGGCCTGTGGCTCCAGGGGTTGAGCGCCGACCAGCGACTGGTCATCTCTGTCCCAGCGTCTTTTGACATCACGAGTGCGCCAAAGGGGTACACCAACCGGACGATCAGGTGGGAGGGCCCGGTCGAGTCGTTCCAACCGGGCGATTTCGAGATTACCTACAACGTCAACTTGCCGACGACGACTGACCCGGATCCGACGACCACGACGCCCTCCGGGCCGACGACCACGATGCCCTCCGGGCCGACGACCATCCAGCCGACGCCGTCGACGCCTTCGACGGGTGCCGGACCCACTCAGGACGGCGAGATTCCGTCGGCGGCGATTGTCATCGTCGTTGTCGTCCTCGCTGTGGTCGTCGTCTACCTCTTCCGGCACGGTGGCGATCTCCCGCACTCGGCGTCGTCCGACGATGCCGACGGAGCTGGCGAGACGGCTACCGACGAACCGTCCACGGACTCGGGGTCGAGCAGGTCGCCGACCGACGACGCGTCGACGTCGGAGACTGCGGAGGTAGGGACCGCCGCGACTGGCGTCGCTGCCGGCACGAGTGCGGATCCGGAGGCCGAGGCGAGCGATGACGCTCCGATCGACCGGGAGTTACTCAGCGACGAGGAGTACGTCGAGGCACTCCTCGAGCGCAACGGCGGCCGGATGAAGCAGGCGAACATCGTTTCGGAGACCGGGTGGTCGAACGCGAAGGTCTCCCAGTTGCTCTCGGCGATGGCCGAGGAGGATCGTATCGAGAAACTCCGCATCGGCCGGGAGAACCTGATCTCGTTCCCTGACGACGAAGACGGTGATGGCTGA
- a CDS encoding FAD-dependent oxidoreductase produces the protein MSETFLVVGGDAAGMSAASKAKREAPDRDVVVLERSEWVSYGACGLPYYVKGEIDSLEDLVAIPADRFREERDIDLRTGHEATAIDREDSAVTVGTDDGEEYTIDYDELLIATGAGALEPPIDGLDATDVFTLQEMDAGRQLKEAVETGEYDRIGIIGGGYIGIEMAEAFRGRDIDVTLFEMRQHVLPPFGTSSAETVEDELEDNGVDVRTGTRVEAIDGDGSVEAVRTDSGDVPVDAVLVAAGVDPNVELAEEAGIDLGPTGAIATDEYGRTNEEAIYAAGDCAEMTHAVTGEPAHVPLALTANRAGRAVGATVGGDPTPVGDIAGTAVLKAFDREVARTGILDAEELRAAGFDPVSVTITSASRAHYYPGGSEIEITLVGDADSGRVLGASMVGREGVAKRIDPIATAIQSALTVEDVEYLDLSYAPPFGPTWDPVLTAAKVLNGKL, from the coding sequence ATGTCCGAGACGTTTCTCGTCGTCGGCGGCGACGCCGCCGGAATGAGTGCTGCCAGCAAGGCAAAGCGGGAGGCCCCAGACCGGGACGTGGTCGTCCTCGAACGCAGCGAGTGGGTGTCCTACGGTGCCTGTGGCCTCCCCTACTACGTCAAGGGGGAGATCGACTCGCTGGAGGACTTAGTCGCGATCCCCGCCGACCGCTTCCGGGAGGAACGTGACATCGACCTCCGGACCGGCCACGAGGCGACGGCGATCGACCGCGAGGACTCGGCCGTCACCGTCGGGACCGACGACGGCGAGGAATACACGATCGACTACGACGAACTCCTGATCGCGACGGGCGCAGGCGCACTCGAACCGCCGATCGACGGGCTCGACGCGACGGATGTCTTCACACTCCAGGAGATGGACGCGGGCCGGCAGCTCAAGGAGGCTGTCGAGACAGGCGAGTACGACCGGATCGGCATCATCGGCGGCGGCTACATCGGCATCGAGATGGCCGAGGCGTTCCGGGGCCGGGATATCGACGTGACACTCTTCGAGATGCGCCAGCACGTCCTCCCGCCGTTCGGGACCTCGAGTGCCGAGACTGTCGAAGACGAACTCGAAGACAACGGCGTCGACGTCCGGACCGGGACCCGCGTCGAAGCCATCGACGGCGACGGGAGCGTCGAGGCAGTTCGAACTGACAGCGGGGACGTACCAGTCGACGCCGTCCTGGTCGCCGCGGGGGTCGACCCGAACGTCGAACTGGCCGAGGAGGCAGGGATCGATCTCGGGCCGACGGGCGCGATCGCGACCGACGAGTACGGCCGGACGAACGAGGAGGCGATCTACGCAGCAGGCGATTGCGCCGAGATGACCCACGCCGTGACGGGCGAACCGGCCCACGTCCCGCTGGCGCTGACGGCCAACCGCGCCGGCCGGGCCGTCGGCGCGACTGTCGGCGGCGACCCGACGCCGGTCGGCGACATCGCCGGGACGGCGGTCCTCAAGGCGTTCGACCGCGAGGTCGCCCGGACGGGCATCCTCGACGCCGAGGAACTCCGGGCGGCCGGCTTCGACCCGGTGTCGGTGACGATCACGTCGGCCTCACGAGCCCACTACTATCCCGGCGGCTCGGAGATCGAGATCACGCTGGTCGGTGACGCCGACTCCGGGCGCGTCCTCGGCGCGAGCATGGTCGGCCGTGAAGGGGTCGCCAAGCGGATCGATCCGATCGCGACGGCGATCCAGTCGGCGTTGACCGTCGAAGACGTCGAGTACCTCGATCTCTCGTATGCGCCACCGTTTGGCCCCACCTGGGACCCGGTTCTCACGGCAGCGAAGGTTCTCAACGGGAAGCTCTAG